Part of the Solidesulfovibrio fructosivorans JJ] genome is shown below.
AGTTGCCGCGGCTTGCGGGCCGCAGGAAGGCCGGGGTTTCCCCGGCCTTCTCTTTTGCCTGGCCGGCGTCGGCCAGGCTTCCCGGCGGCCGCCTTGACTTGACGCCACGATTCGGCAAGGATTCCGTGAAACGGATTCCTGTCGCCGTATCTTCGGAGTCACAGCATGCTTGTAGCCGATTTGATGACCAGCCAATTACGCTGCCTTCGCGAGTCGGACAGCCTGGCCGACGCCATAGCCCTCATGCAGGAACTTTTCGTCCGCCATATCCCGATTACGGACGCGGACGGGCAACTCGCGGGGCTCGTGACCCAGCGCGACCTGTTGTCCCTGGAAAACAAAAAGGACCCGGTCACGGCGCTTCGGGACGTCATGTGCACGGACCTGGTGACCGTGGCCCCGGACACATCCCTGCGCGCGGCGGCCGAAACCATGATCTACAACAAGTTCGGCTGCCTGCCCGTGGTCGAAGACGGCCGGTTGGTCGGCATCATCACGGAAACCGATTTTCTCAAGCTCGCCATTTTCCCCATCGCTCCCCGGCGCGACGAGTCGTAACAAGCGCGTCCGGTCGCAAGCCAAACGGAGGCGCCCCCCATGACCCCGTCGCGTCACCTGCCCGTCCTGGTTTTCATCCTGCTTTTGGCCACGGTCCTGCCGCCCCGCCCGGCAGGCGCGTCCGATCTGACGCGCTACAAAGAGTTGCGCAACGATTTCGTCAAAGTGACGGACATCGAGGAGCGGATGCGCACCGAGGAAAAATACGTGCCCACCGGCAACAAGGTGACATTGGAGAAGGTGCCCTACAAGGAAGTCGTCGTTACGGCGGAGCTGCGGCGCAAGCCGCCCTCCAGCATGGACTCGCTTTTAAGCGACCAAGCCAACCCGCTCCTTCGCATCTGCATGTCCCGCTTCGACGCCGCAGACAAACCCCTGGACGACGACTGCCAGTCCCTGCACTTCCAAAGCATGGTCAAGGGCAATGTGGGCACGGCCGTTTTCCGGCTCACCGAAGACACGGCCCGCTACGAGTTCCGCGTGGCCCAGAAGCAGGGAGACAAGGGCTCGGCCATCAAGTTGTGGTATCCCACCAATTGATAGGACCCGCCAAAGCCGCTTTATGACAGTTGCGTGAAGAAACCTTCCTGCGCTACCATGACGCCATGACGTCGCCGGAAGCCCCTGGCGACGCCCCGACACACCGCTTTTGCGTGGCAGGGGGTTTTCATGGCGCCTCCCCGCATTC
Proteins encoded:
- a CDS encoding CBS domain-containing protein, with amino-acid sequence MLVADLMTSQLRCLRESDSLADAIALMQELFVRHIPITDADGQLAGLVTQRDLLSLENKKDPVTALRDVMCTDLVTVAPDTSLRAAAETMIYNKFGCLPVVEDGRLVGIITETDFLKLAIFPIAPRRDES